One window of the Enterobacter huaxiensis genome contains the following:
- the tesB gene encoding acyl-CoA thioesterase II, with protein MSQALNNLLTLLNLEKIEEGLFRGQSEDLGLRQVFGGQVVGQALYAAKETVPADRLVHSFHSYFLRPGDSAKPIVYDVEVLRDGNSFSARRVAAIQHGKPIFYMTASFQAPEPGYEHQKTMPPAPAPDDLKSETEIARALAHLLPPQVKEKFLCDKPLEIRPVEFHNPMKGHTAEPRRQVWMRANGAVPEDLRVHQYLLGYASDFNFLPVALQPHGVGFLEKGMQVATIDHSMWFHRPFDMNEWLLYSVESTSASSARGFVRGEFYTQDGVLVASTVQEGVMRNRG; from the coding sequence ATGAGTCAGGCACTGAACAATCTGCTGACATTACTGAACCTGGAAAAAATTGAGGAAGGACTCTTCCGTGGACAGAGCGAAGATCTCGGCTTACGCCAGGTTTTCGGGGGACAGGTCGTGGGACAGGCGCTGTATGCCGCGAAGGAAACCGTCCCTGCAGACCGTCTGGTGCACTCATTTCACAGCTATTTCTTACGCCCTGGCGACAGCGCAAAACCTATCGTGTACGACGTTGAAGTTTTACGCGACGGCAACAGCTTCAGCGCACGCCGCGTGGCGGCCATTCAGCATGGCAAGCCGATCTTTTACATGACCGCCTCATTCCAGGCGCCGGAGCCGGGCTACGAACATCAAAAAACGATGCCGCCCGCTCCCGCTCCGGACGATTTGAAATCTGAAACGGAGATTGCCCGGGCGCTGGCGCATCTGCTGCCCCCTCAGGTGAAAGAGAAATTTCTGTGTGACAAACCGCTGGAGATTCGTCCTGTCGAATTCCATAACCCGATGAAAGGCCACACCGCTGAACCCAGGCGTCAGGTCTGGATGCGAGCCAATGGCGCCGTGCCGGAAGATCTTCGCGTACATCAGTACCTGCTGGGCTACGCGTCTGATTTCAACTTCCTGCCGGTTGCGCTACAGCCGCACGGCGTTGGGTTCCTGGAGAAAGGGATGCAGGTCGCAACCATTGACCACTCCATGTGGTTCCACCGTCCGTTTGATATGAATGAATGGCTGCTCTACAGCGTGGAGAGTACGTCAGCGTCGAGCGCTCGCGGGTTTGTGCGTGGGGAGTTTTATACGCAGGACGGCGTGCTGGTGGCTTCTACGGTGCAGGAAGGGGTGATGCGTAACAGAGGGTGA
- the amtB gene encoding ammonium transporter AmtB — translation MKIATLKTGLGSLALLPGLALAAPAVADKADNAFMMICTALVLFMTIPGIALFYGGLIRGKNVLSMLTQVAVTFALVCVLWVVYGYSLAFGEGNAFFGSFNWAMLKNIELTALMGSFYQYIHVAFQGSFACITVGLIVGALAERIRFSAVLIFVVVWLTLSYVPIAHMVWGGGLLASHGAMDFAGGTVVHINAAVAGLVGAYLIGKRVGFGKEAFKPHNLPMVFTGTAILYFGWFGFNAGSASAANEIAALAFVNTVVATAGAILSWVFGEWAVRGKPSLLGACSGAIAGLVGITPACGYVGVGGALLVGIVAGLAGLWGVTALKRVLRVDDPCDVFGVHGVCGIVGCIMTGIFAAKSLGGVGYAEGVTMVHQVLVQLESIAITVVWSGVVAFIGYKLADMTVGLRVPEEQEREGLDVNSHGENAYNA, via the coding sequence ATGAAGATAGCAACACTCAAAACGGGTCTGGGGTCGCTGGCACTGCTGCCGGGCCTGGCATTGGCTGCGCCTGCGGTGGCAGACAAAGCCGATAACGCTTTTATGATGATCTGCACCGCGCTGGTGCTGTTCATGACTATTCCGGGCATTGCGCTGTTCTATGGCGGCCTGATCCGCGGCAAAAACGTTCTCTCCATGCTGACGCAGGTTGCCGTGACGTTCGCACTGGTCTGCGTGCTGTGGGTTGTCTACGGCTACTCGCTGGCCTTCGGTGAAGGTAACGCCTTCTTCGGCAGCTTTAACTGGGCAATGCTAAAGAATATTGAGCTGACCGCGCTGATGGGCAGTTTTTATCAGTACATCCACGTTGCGTTCCAGGGCTCGTTCGCCTGTATCACCGTAGGGCTGATTGTCGGCGCGCTGGCGGAACGTATTCGCTTCTCTGCCGTCCTGATCTTCGTCGTGGTCTGGCTGACGCTCTCCTATGTGCCGATTGCGCATATGGTCTGGGGCGGCGGTCTGCTGGCGTCTCATGGTGCGATGGACTTTGCAGGCGGTACCGTTGTTCACATCAACGCCGCTGTAGCAGGTCTCGTGGGGGCATACCTGATTGGCAAACGCGTGGGCTTCGGTAAGGAAGCATTCAAACCGCACAACCTGCCGATGGTGTTCACCGGTACAGCCATCCTTTACTTTGGCTGGTTCGGCTTCAACGCCGGTTCAGCAAGTGCAGCGAACGAAATCGCAGCGCTGGCCTTCGTGAACACGGTTGTTGCCACGGCGGGCGCGATTCTCTCCTGGGTCTTCGGCGAGTGGGCCGTACGCGGTAAACCGTCTCTGCTGGGCGCCTGTTCTGGTGCGATTGCTGGACTGGTCGGTATCACCCCGGCGTGTGGCTACGTTGGCGTCGGCGGCGCGCTGCTGGTTGGCATCGTGGCGGGTCTGGCCGGGCTGTGGGGCGTGACGGCGCTGAAGCGCGTTCTGCGCGTTGATGACCCTTGTGACGTGTTCGGCGTACACGGCGTGTGCGGCATCGTCGGCTGTATCATGACCGGTATCTTTGCCGCGAAATCTCTGGGTGGCGTAGGTTATGCAGAAGGCGTAACGATGGTTCACCAGGTGCTGGTACAGCTGGAAAGTATCGCGATTACCGTCGTCTGGTCTGGCGTGGTTGCGTTTATCGGCTACAAGCTGGCGGACATGACGGTGGGTCTGCGCGTACCGGAAGAGCAGGAGCGCGAAGGTCTGGACGTCAACAGCCACGGCGAGAATGCGTATAACGCCTAA
- a CDS encoding PLP-dependent cysteine synthase family protein produces MNSTWVKHAISEINADYQRSADTHLIRLALPGFAGIQLYLKDESTHPTGSLKHRLARSLFLYGLCNGWIKEGTTIIESSSGSTAVSEAYFARLLGLPFIAVMPSCTAKRKVEQIEFYGGRCHFVESACEIYAASEMLARELNGHYMDQFTFAERATDWRGNNNIADSIFRQMTHEPHPVPSYVVMSAGTGGTSATIGRYIRCQGYDTRLMVVDPQNSVFLDYWQSRDAALRSPVGSKIEGIGRPRVEPSFIPDVVDEMLRVPDAASVATAHWLETQLGRKVGASTGTNMWGALQLAARMREEGRTGSIVTLLCDSGERYLETYYNAEWVQNNIGDIAPWKAQIAELVK; encoded by the coding sequence ATGAATAGCACCTGGGTTAAACATGCCATCAGCGAAATCAATGCCGACTACCAGCGCTCGGCGGACACCCATTTAATCCGCCTTGCCCTTCCGGGGTTTGCGGGCATTCAGCTCTACCTGAAAGATGAAAGTACCCATCCCACCGGTAGCCTGAAGCATCGCCTGGCGCGTTCGCTATTCTTGTACGGCTTATGTAACGGCTGGATTAAAGAGGGTACGACCATCATTGAATCCTCGTCCGGTTCAACGGCGGTGTCCGAAGCTTACTTTGCCCGCCTGCTGGGCCTGCCGTTTATCGCCGTGATGCCCTCCTGCACCGCGAAGCGCAAGGTCGAACAGATCGAATTTTACGGCGGCCGCTGCCACTTTGTAGAAAGCGCCTGCGAAATCTACGCCGCCTCTGAAATGCTGGCCCGCGAGCTAAACGGCCACTATATGGACCAGTTTACCTTCGCCGAACGCGCCACCGACTGGCGCGGCAATAACAACATTGCCGACAGTATTTTCCGCCAGATGACCCACGAGCCGCATCCGGTCCCTTCCTATGTTGTCATGAGCGCGGGTACCGGCGGCACATCTGCCACCATCGGGCGCTATATCCGCTGTCAGGGTTATGACACCCGGCTGATGGTGGTTGACCCGCAGAACTCCGTGTTCCTCGACTACTGGCAAAGCCGCGATGCCGCCCTGCGCAGCCCGGTGGGCAGTAAAATCGAGGGGATTGGCCGTCCGCGCGTCGAGCCGTCGTTTATTCCTGACGTGGTCGATGAGATGCTCCGCGTACCGGATGCAGCCAGCGTGGCTACCGCGCACTGGCTGGAAACGCAGCTTGGCCGCAAGGTTGGCGCGTCGACGGGAACGAACATGTGGGGCGCGCTTCAGCTTGCCGCCCGCATGCGCGAAGAGGGCCGCACCGGTTCAATCGTCACGCTGCTGTGCGACAGCGGCGAGCGTTACCTTGAGACCTATTACAACGCGGAGTGGGTGCAGAATAATATCGGCGATATCGCGCCGTGGAAGGCGCAGATTGCAGAGCTGGTGAAATAA
- the glnK gene encoding P-II family nitrogen regulator codes for MKLVTVVIKPFKLEDVREALSSMGIQGLTVTEVKGFGRQKGHAELYRGAEYSVNFLPKVKIDVAIADDQLDEVIDIISKAAYTGKIGDGKIFVAELQRVIRIRTGESDEAAL; via the coding sequence ATGAAGCTGGTTACGGTTGTAATCAAACCATTCAAACTCGAAGACGTGCGTGAAGCGTTGTCTTCCATGGGTATTCAGGGACTGACTGTCACCGAAGTGAAAGGCTTTGGTCGTCAGAAGGGTCATGCCGAGCTTTATCGCGGGGCGGAATACAGCGTTAACTTCCTGCCAAAAGTAAAAATTGATGTGGCCATTGCGGACGATCAGCTCGATGAAGTCATCGATATCATCAGCAAAGCGGCCTACACCGGCAAAATTGGCGACGGCAAAATTTTCGTTGCTGAACTGCAGCGCGTCATTCGCATCCGTACAGGCGAATCTGACGAAGCGGCACTGTAA
- a CDS encoding YbaY family lipoprotein, translating to MKLVPMLSGVAIAVALSACAGKSAQVPVPTADANGINTLSQQSIQQPNVSGTIWIKQKVALPPDAVLTVTLSDASLADAPSKVLAQRAVRTEGKQAPFSFVLPYNPSDVQPNARILLSAAVTINDKLVFITDTVQEAVNNGGTKVDLNLVPVQQTEVPLSPQANQPALPTPPTQL from the coding sequence ATGAAACTCGTGCCAATGCTAAGTGGTGTAGCTATTGCGGTGGCGTTGTCCGCCTGTGCCGGTAAGAGCGCGCAGGTTCCGGTGCCCACTGCAGATGCGAATGGAATAAACACACTTTCACAGCAGTCCATTCAGCAGCCAAATGTTTCCGGTACTATCTGGATTAAGCAGAAAGTCGCCTTACCGCCAGACGCGGTATTAACCGTAACGCTGTCTGATGCGTCCCTGGCCGATGCGCCGTCGAAGGTGCTGGCGCAGCGTGCCGTTCGTACAGAGGGTAAACAGGCGCCGTTCAGCTTCGTGTTGCCGTATAACCCATCAGACGTGCAGCCCAACGCGCGTATCCTGCTGAGTGCGGCAGTAACGATCAACGACAAGCTGGTCTTTATTACCGATACCGTGCAGGAAGCGGTCAACAACGGTGGGACCAAGGTCGACCTGAACCTGGTGCCGGTGCAGCAAACAGAAGTACCTCTGTCGCCGCAGGCTAATCAGCCAGCGCTGCCTACACCGCCTACTCAGCTGTAA
- a CDS encoding SmdB family multidrug efflux ABC transporter permease/ATP-binding protein — protein MRKLGTMWPTLKRLLAYGSPWRKPLSVAVLLLWIAAIAEVTGPLLISYFIDNMVAKSYLPLGLVAGLGVAYVGLQLTAAGLHYAQSLLFNRAAVGVVQQLRTDVMDAALRQPLSEFDTQPVGQVISRVTNDTEVIRDLYVTVVATVLRSAALVGAMLVAMFSLDWRMALVAIAIFPAVLIVMIIYQRYSTPIVRRVRAYLADINDGFNEVINGMSVIQQFRQQARFGERMGEASRSHYMARMQTLRLDGFLLRPLLSLFSALVLCGLLMMFGLTTRGTIEVGVLYAFISYLGRLNEPLIELTTQQSMLQQAVVAGERVFELMDRPRQTYGNDDRPLQSGAIAFDNVSFAYRDDRLVLQDINLDIPSRGFVALVGHTGSGKSTLASLLMGYYPLTQGEIRLDGRPLESLSHDVLRKGVAMVQQDPVVLADTFYANVTLGRPFTQDRVWDVLEKVQLADLARGLSDGINTKLGEQGNNLSVGQKQLLALARVLIETPQVLILDEATASIDSGTEQAIQQALAAVRDHTTLVVIAHRLSTIVEADTILVLHRGQAVERGTHRQLLEAKGRYWQMYQLQLAGEELAASAREEESLSA, from the coding sequence ATGCGTAAGCTCGGAACGATGTGGCCGACGCTGAAGCGTCTTCTGGCCTACGGCTCACCGTGGCGCAAACCGCTCTCCGTCGCCGTGCTACTGCTGTGGATTGCGGCGATTGCTGAAGTGACGGGCCCGCTGCTTATCAGCTATTTCATCGACAATATGGTGGCGAAAAGCTATCTGCCCCTGGGGCTGGTGGCCGGGCTAGGCGTGGCGTACGTGGGGCTGCAGCTGACGGCAGCGGGGCTGCACTATGCGCAGTCGCTGCTCTTTAACCGCGCGGCGGTTGGGGTCGTACAGCAGCTGCGTACCGATGTTATGGATGCAGCACTTCGCCAGCCGCTGAGTGAATTCGACACCCAGCCGGTCGGGCAGGTGATTTCACGCGTCACTAACGACACCGAGGTGATCCGCGATCTGTACGTGACCGTCGTGGCGACCGTGCTTCGCAGCGCGGCGCTGGTTGGCGCAATGCTGGTGGCGATGTTCAGCCTTGACTGGCGCATGGCGCTGGTGGCGATCGCCATTTTCCCGGCAGTGCTGATTGTGATGATCATTTATCAGCGCTACAGCACGCCAATAGTTCGCCGGGTGCGCGCCTATCTGGCCGATATTAACGATGGCTTCAACGAAGTGATCAACGGCATGAGCGTCATCCAGCAGTTCCGCCAGCAGGCGCGCTTTGGCGAGCGGATGGGGGAAGCGAGCCGTTCGCACTATATGGCGCGTATGCAGACGCTGCGCCTCGACGGTTTCCTGCTGCGCCCGCTGCTGAGTCTTTTCTCGGCGCTGGTGCTCTGCGGCCTGCTGATGATGTTCGGCCTGACAACCCGCGGGACTATTGAGGTTGGGGTGCTTTACGCCTTTATCAGCTACCTTGGGCGCCTTAATGAGCCCCTCATTGAACTCACTACCCAGCAATCCATGCTGCAGCAGGCGGTGGTTGCCGGGGAGCGCGTCTTTGAGCTGATGGACAGGCCGCGTCAGACCTACGGAAACGACGACCGCCCGCTGCAAAGCGGCGCGATTGCGTTTGATAACGTCTCGTTTGCCTATCGTGACGATCGCCTTGTGCTGCAGGACATCAATCTGGATATTCCCTCTCGCGGATTTGTCGCGCTGGTGGGGCATACCGGAAGCGGTAAAAGTACCCTCGCCAGCCTGCTAATGGGCTATTACCCGTTAACCCAGGGGGAGATCCGTCTGGACGGGCGTCCTCTGGAATCCCTTAGCCACGATGTGTTGCGTAAAGGCGTCGCGATGGTGCAGCAGGACCCGGTCGTGCTGGCCGATACCTTTTACGCCAACGTCACGCTGGGGCGGCCTTTTACCCAGGATCGGGTCTGGGACGTGCTGGAGAAAGTTCAGCTGGCCGATCTGGCGCGTGGGCTAAGCGACGGTATTAACACGAAGCTCGGCGAACAGGGCAATAACCTCTCCGTCGGGCAAAAGCAGCTTTTGGCGCTGGCGCGCGTGCTGATCGAAACGCCGCAGGTGCTGATTCTGGATGAAGCGACGGCCAGTATAGACTCCGGCACCGAGCAGGCCATTCAGCAGGCGCTGGCCGCCGTCCGTGACCACACGACGCTGGTCGTCATTGCCCACCGTCTCTCAACCATCGTCGAGGCGGATACCATTCTGGTGCTGCATCGCGGCCAGGCCGTTGAACGCGGCACGCACCGGCAGCTGCTTGAGGCTAAAGGGCGCTACTGGCAGATGTACCAGCTTCAGCTGGCTGGCGAAGAGCTGGCTGCCAGCGCGCGGGAAGAAGAGTCGCTTAGCGCCTGA
- the yczR gene encoding MocR-like transcription factor YczR, with protein sequence MSSRRFGSQSLLRLLGHWQQTSSRTPLWRQLADAIRLLILDGRLALATRLPGERELASVLEVSRTTVSSALAHLREEGYLESRHGSGSRVILPDTRAIPTLSAASAALDLSTAALNAGPEIHQAYTHALATIPQHLVLTGYDQLGLLALREAIAARYTARGLPTQADEVMVVNGAVSGFALVLRMMTGPGDRVVVDHPTYPLAIAAIQGAQCRPVGVSLPEKGWDTDGFAATLAQTAPRLAYLMPDFHNPTGRCMDRATRQSITDIAAQTRTTLVVDETMVDLWFDAPPPPPLASFNPQANVITLGSAGKSFWGGLRLGWIRASSRTIATLTQTRDTLDLGSPMLEQLATQWLIENSDTFLPARRKMLKERRNRCSRLLQTHFPEWTFHEAEGGLSWWIELPGMLATQLAARAETLGINLGTGTRFGLSGAFDRYLRMPFSLDPAQLEEALIRIKPLWLALNKSPPAIKRSLV encoded by the coding sequence ATGTCATCACGTCGATTCGGAAGCCAGTCTTTACTGCGCCTGCTAGGGCACTGGCAGCAAACGTCATCCCGTACCCCACTGTGGCGTCAGCTTGCCGACGCGATACGTCTCCTGATCCTGGATGGCAGGCTGGCCCTCGCGACGCGCTTGCCCGGGGAACGGGAGCTGGCTTCCGTGCTGGAGGTGAGCCGCACCACCGTCAGCAGCGCGCTGGCTCACCTGCGGGAAGAGGGATATCTGGAGAGCCGTCACGGCAGCGGCTCGCGCGTGATCCTGCCGGATACTCGTGCCATACCGACCCTGTCAGCTGCCAGCGCGGCGCTGGATCTCTCCACTGCCGCACTCAATGCCGGGCCTGAGATCCATCAGGCTTATACCCATGCGCTCGCGACCATTCCGCAGCACCTTGTCTTGACGGGATACGATCAGCTTGGGCTGTTGGCACTGCGCGAAGCCATTGCCGCCCGCTACACCGCGAGGGGGCTTCCAACCCAGGCGGATGAAGTGATGGTGGTGAATGGTGCGGTCAGCGGCTTTGCGCTGGTGCTGCGGATGATGACCGGCCCGGGGGATCGCGTGGTGGTTGACCATCCCACCTATCCACTGGCGATAGCCGCCATTCAGGGGGCGCAATGTCGGCCCGTGGGCGTGTCGTTACCGGAAAAAGGCTGGGATACGGATGGCTTTGCTGCAACCCTTGCCCAGACGGCGCCGCGCCTGGCCTACCTGATGCCGGATTTTCATAACCCAACAGGGCGCTGTATGGACCGCGCAACCCGTCAGTCCATAACCGACATCGCAGCGCAGACCCGCACCACGCTGGTTGTCGATGAAACGATGGTGGATTTGTGGTTTGACGCCCCGCCGCCCCCGCCGCTGGCCTCGTTTAACCCGCAGGCAAACGTGATAACGCTCGGCTCCGCCGGGAAAAGCTTCTGGGGCGGGCTCCGTCTTGGGTGGATCCGCGCCTCCTCGCGCACCATCGCAACGCTGACCCAGACGCGAGATACTCTTGATTTGGGATCGCCCATGCTGGAACAGCTGGCGACACAGTGGCTTATTGAAAACAGCGATACGTTCCTGCCCGCCCGGAGGAAAATGCTGAAGGAACGCCGCAACCGTTGCAGCAGGCTCTTGCAAACGCACTTCCCGGAATGGACATTTCATGAGGCTGAAGGTGGGCTTTCCTGGTGGATAGAGCTGCCCGGAATGCTGGCGACGCAGCTGGCGGCACGAGCCGAAACGCTGGGGATTAATCTGGGGACCGGCACGCGGTTTGGGCTGTCCGGTGCGTTCGACCGCTACCTGCGCATGCCCTTCTCGCTCGACCCGGCTCAACTTGAAGAGGCGCTGATAAGAATTAAACCGCTTTGGCTGGCGCTGAATAAAAGCCCACCGGCAATTAAACGAAGCCTGGTATAA
- the cof gene encoding HMP-PP phosphatase — translation MARLAAFDMDGTLLMPDHRLGDKTLSTLKRLNERDVTLTFATGRHVLEMRHLLGAFSLDAFLITGNGTRIHSVEGDVLHRQDLNPEVADIVLHSTWDTQASIHVFNDEGWFTGREIPDLLHAHVYSGFKYQLVDLRRIPAHAVTKICFCGDHDDLCRLRIQLNEALGDRAHLTFSAVDCLEVLPVGCNKGSALAVLSDHLGLTMQDCMAFGDAMNDREMLGSVGRGLIMGNAMPQLIAELPHLPVIGHCRNEAVSHFLTHWLDKNNLPYSPE, via the coding sequence ATGGCTCGGCTCGCAGCATTTGATATGGACGGCACGCTGTTAATGCCGGATCACCGTTTAGGGGATAAAACCCTGAGCACCCTGAAGCGCCTGAACGAACGTGATGTCACCCTGACGTTTGCCACCGGCCGTCATGTGCTGGAGATGCGCCATCTGCTGGGGGCGTTTTCCCTTGATGCGTTTTTGATTACCGGCAACGGGACGCGTATTCACTCCGTTGAAGGCGATGTGCTGCACCGTCAGGATCTCAATCCGGAAGTGGCGGATATCGTGCTGCACAGCACCTGGGATACGCAGGCCAGCATTCACGTGTTTAACGATGAGGGCTGGTTCACCGGCCGTGAAATTCCGGATTTGCTACACGCGCACGTCTACAGCGGCTTTAAATATCAGCTTGTCGACCTGCGTCGGATCCCTGCCCATGCGGTGACGAAGATTTGCTTCTGCGGCGATCACGACGATCTCTGCCGCTTGCGCATCCAGCTCAATGAGGCGCTGGGGGATCGGGCACACCTGACCTTCTCGGCGGTGGATTGTCTGGAAGTGCTGCCGGTCGGCTGTAACAAAGGATCTGCCCTGGCGGTCCTGAGCGACCACCTGGGCTTAACGATGCAGGACTGTATGGCGTTTGGCGACGCCATGAACGACCGCGAAATGCTGGGCAGCGTTGGTCGCGGTCTGATTATGGGGAATGCGATGCCGCAGCTGATTGCAGAGCTTCCTCACCTGCCGGTTATTGGCCACTGCCGTAACGAAGCGGTGTCCCATTTTTTGACGCATTGGCTGGACAAAAACAACCTCCCGTATTCCCCCGAATAG
- a CDS encoding SmdA family multidrug ABC transporter permease/ATP-binding protein produces MRLFAQLSWYFRREWQRYLGAVALLIIIAILQLIPPKVVGYVVDGVTEQHYTTARVLMWVGTLVLTAVIVYLLRYVWRVLLFGASYQLAVELREDFYRQLSRQHPEFYLRHRTGDLIARATNDVDRVVFAAGEGVLTLVDSLVMGCAVLIVMSTQISWQLTLLALLPMPVMALAINRYGEKLHERFKLAQAAFSSLNDRTQESMTSIRMIKAFGLEDRQSALFAADAAETGAKNMRVARIDARFDPTIYIAIGTANLLAIGGGSWLVVQGSMTLGQLTSFAMYLGLMIWPMLALAWMFNIVERGSAAYTRIRAMLAEAPVVNDGSEPVPEGRGVVKADIQSFSYPQTAHPVLENVSFTLQPGQMLGICGPTGSGKSTILSLLQRHFDVTQGDIRFHDVPLTNLLLDGWRSRLAVVSQTPFLFSDTIANNIALGHPAATQEEIENVARLASVHEDILRLPQGYETEVGERGVMLSGGQKQRISIARALLLNAEILILDDALSAVDGRTEHQILHNLRQWGEGRTVIISAHRLSALTEASEILVLQHGHIAQRGQHDRLAEQPGWYRDMYRYQQLEAALDDAPVQDEEETHA; encoded by the coding sequence GTGCGATTATTTGCCCAATTAAGCTGGTACTTTCGTCGGGAGTGGCAGCGCTACCTCGGCGCTGTGGCCTTGCTTATTATCATTGCCATTTTGCAGCTGATCCCGCCAAAGGTGGTGGGATACGTCGTGGATGGCGTTACGGAACAACATTACACCACCGCACGGGTGCTGATGTGGGTTGGCACGCTGGTGCTGACCGCGGTGATTGTTTACCTGCTGCGCTACGTCTGGCGCGTTCTCTTATTCGGTGCGTCCTATCAGCTGGCCGTCGAGCTGCGCGAAGATTTTTATCGCCAGTTAAGCCGCCAGCACCCGGAGTTTTACCTCCGCCACCGCACCGGGGATCTCATCGCCCGCGCCACCAACGACGTGGACCGCGTGGTCTTTGCCGCCGGGGAAGGGGTGCTCACGCTGGTGGATTCGCTGGTGATGGGCTGTGCGGTGTTGATTGTTATGTCGACCCAGATTAGCTGGCAGCTGACCCTGCTGGCGCTGCTGCCGATGCCGGTCATGGCGCTGGCGATCAATCGCTACGGTGAAAAGCTGCACGAGCGCTTCAAGCTGGCGCAGGCGGCGTTTTCATCGCTCAACGATCGCACCCAGGAGAGCATGACCAGCATCCGCATGATTAAAGCCTTTGGTCTGGAAGACCGTCAGTCCGCGCTGTTTGCCGCCGATGCAGCAGAAACAGGCGCAAAAAACATGCGCGTTGCGCGCATTGATGCCCGTTTTGACCCGACGATCTATATCGCAATCGGCACGGCAAATCTGCTGGCGATCGGCGGCGGAAGCTGGCTGGTGGTGCAGGGCTCAATGACCCTTGGCCAGCTAACCAGCTTTGCGATGTATCTGGGGCTGATGATTTGGCCGATGCTGGCCCTGGCGTGGATGTTTAACATCGTTGAGCGCGGCAGCGCCGCCTACACCCGCATTCGCGCCATGCTGGCCGAGGCGCCGGTAGTGAATGACGGCAGCGAGCCGGTGCCGGAAGGGCGCGGCGTGGTGAAGGCCGATATCCAGTCGTTTAGCTATCCGCAGACCGCCCACCCGGTGCTCGAAAACGTCAGCTTTACGCTGCAGCCCGGCCAGATGCTGGGGATTTGCGGCCCAACGGGATCCGGTAAAAGCACCATTCTGTCGCTGCTGCAGCGACATTTTGACGTGACGCAGGGCGATATTCGTTTCCACGACGTTCCGCTGACCAACCTGCTGTTAGACGGCTGGCGCAGCCGCCTGGCGGTGGTCAGCCAGACGCCGTTTTTATTCTCAGATACCATCGCCAACAACATTGCTCTCGGCCACCCTGCCGCGACGCAGGAAGAGATCGAAAACGTGGCGCGCCTGGCCAGCGTGCACGAGGATATTTTGCGTCTGCCGCAGGGGTATGAAACGGAGGTTGGCGAGCGCGGTGTCATGCTTTCCGGCGGGCAAAAACAGCGTATTTCTATTGCCCGCGCGCTGCTGCTGAATGCTGAAATTCTGATCCTGGACGATGCGCTTTCCGCCGTTGATGGACGCACAGAGCACCAGATCCTGCACAACCTGCGCCAGTGGGGAGAAGGGCGTACGGTGATCATCAGCGCCCACCGCCTGTCGGCGCTGACGGAAGCCAGTGAAATTCTGGTATTGCAGCACGGACACATTGCCCAGCGCGGGCAGCACGATCGGCTTGCCGAACAGCCGGGCTGGTATCGCGATATGTACCGCTATCAGCAGCTTGAGGCGGCGCTTGACGATGCCCCAGTACAGGACGAGGAGGAGACGCATGCGTAA
- a CDS encoding Lrp/AsnC family transcriptional regulator, with amino-acid sequence MLDKIDRKLLSLLQTDCTLSLQALADAVNLTTTPCWKRLKKLEDDGILLGRVALLDPEKLGLGLTAFVLIKTQHHSSEWYCRFVTQVSEMPEVLGFWRMAGEYDYLMRVQVADMKRYDDFYKRLVNSVPGLSDVTSSFAMEQIKYTTALPIE; translated from the coding sequence ATGCTAGATAAAATTGACCGCAAGCTGCTTTCATTGCTGCAAACTGACTGCACCCTCTCTTTGCAGGCGCTGGCCGATGCCGTTAATCTGACCACCACACCCTGCTGGAAACGCCTCAAGAAGCTGGAAGATGACGGCATTCTGCTCGGGCGCGTTGCGCTCCTGGATCCCGAAAAACTGGGGCTTGGCCTGACGGCGTTTGTCCTGATAAAAACGCAGCATCACAGCAGCGAGTGGTATTGTCGGTTCGTGACTCAGGTTTCCGAGATGCCCGAAGTGCTTGGCTTCTGGCGCATGGCCGGAGAGTATGACTACCTGATGCGCGTTCAGGTCGCCGATATGAAGCGCTACGATGATTTCTACAAGCGGCTGGTTAACAGCGTACCGGGCTTGTCGGATGTCACCTCAAGCTTCGCCATGGAACAGATTAAGTACACCACTGCGCTACCCATTGAATAA
- a CDS encoding MGMT family protein, which produces MNEQDSFPQRVWQIVASIPEGYVTTYGDVARLAGSPRAARQVGGVLKRLPEGSTLPWYRVVNRHGAISLTGPDLQRQRQALLSEGVHVSGSGQIDLQKYRWRY; this is translated from the coding sequence ATGAACGAACAAGACTCTTTTCCCCAGCGCGTATGGCAAATTGTGGCCTCTATCCCGGAGGGCTATGTCACCACCTATGGTGACGTTGCGCGGCTTGCGGGTTCTCCTCGCGCGGCGCGCCAGGTGGGCGGCGTGCTGAAACGGCTGCCGGAAGGAAGTACGTTGCCCTGGTATCGGGTGGTAAATCGCCACGGCGCGATTTCACTCACCGGGCCAGATTTGCAGCGCCAGCGTCAGGCACTGTTGTCAGAGGGGGTACACGTATCGGGATCGGGGCAAATCGACTTGCAGAAGTATCGCTGGAGATACTGA